The following are encoded in a window of Novosphingobium sp. THN1 genomic DNA:
- a CDS encoding ATP-binding protein, which produces MPTTPTYAFSRDAGNNRLILLLLAIGFAAVVAAVAAVVIVQRKAESDAYWVEHTLDVEASLNRFVRHAERTETARRGIIIAPTETTFTTIAEKAIADANAELTRLEALVLDNSSQVRSVEGLRKAFDRYSRQARTTEAEAKLGILKVESLDSDETVAAIRYIRAYVDEMLAREDKLLRERNQAQDNTRTLLSAMLALCAALVIGVAIAAVQIIRRNIAEIDGNRRELHLLNQELESLVDERTAELQRANAEIQRFAYIVSHDLRSPLVNVMGFTAELDAARKVIGEHVLKDGEEVPQQVRLAVEEDLPESIGFIRSSTQKMDRLINAILRLSREGRRTLAPARVAIAEVVQSIVESLQHRIDETETRVELGELPVVETDRLAIEQILSNLIENALKYLQPGRPGEIRIAGSTAHGRAIITVTDNGRGISARDHERIFDLFRRSGMQDQPGEGIGLAHVRALAYRLGGLVEVSSEEGQGSTFTVSLPIKFQSGVADA; this is translated from the coding sequence ATGCCGACGACGCCGACCTACGCTTTCTCGCGCGATGCGGGGAACAACCGGCTTATCCTGCTGCTGCTTGCAATCGGCTTCGCCGCCGTGGTTGCGGCGGTTGCCGCCGTGGTCATCGTGCAGAGGAAGGCAGAGAGCGATGCCTACTGGGTGGAGCACACGCTGGACGTGGAAGCCTCGCTCAATCGCTTTGTCCGCCACGCCGAGCGGACCGAGACGGCCCGGCGCGGGATCATCATTGCACCCACCGAGACAACTTTCACGACCATCGCCGAGAAGGCCATCGCCGACGCGAATGCCGAACTGACGCGGCTCGAGGCTCTGGTGCTGGACAACTCGTCGCAAGTCCGGTCGGTCGAGGGCTTGCGCAAAGCTTTCGACAGGTATTCCAGACAGGCGCGCACCACCGAGGCGGAAGCCAAGCTGGGCATTCTCAAGGTGGAATCGCTCGACAGCGACGAGACCGTTGCCGCCATCCGCTACATCCGCGCTTACGTCGACGAGATGCTGGCTCGCGAGGACAAGCTGCTGCGCGAGCGGAATCAGGCGCAGGACAACACCCGCACCCTGCTTTCCGCAATGCTGGCGCTGTGCGCTGCGCTGGTGATCGGTGTCGCCATTGCGGCGGTCCAGATCATCCGTCGCAACATTGCCGAGATCGACGGCAACCGGCGTGAACTCCACCTGCTCAATCAGGAGCTCGAATCGCTGGTCGACGAGCGTACGGCCGAATTGCAGCGCGCCAACGCCGAAATCCAGCGCTTCGCCTACATCGTCAGCCATGACCTGCGCTCACCGCTGGTCAACGTCATGGGCTTTACCGCGGAGCTTGATGCGGCGCGCAAGGTCATCGGCGAACACGTGTTGAAGGATGGCGAGGAAGTGCCGCAACAGGTGCGTCTGGCGGTGGAGGAAGACCTGCCCGAGTCCATCGGCTTCATCCGTTCGTCCACGCAGAAGATGGACCGGCTGATCAACGCAATCCTGCGCCTTTCGCGCGAGGGCCGCCGTACCCTTGCCCCGGCGCGCGTGGCCATTGCCGAGGTGGTTCAATCCATTGTCGAGTCCCTGCAGCACCGCATCGACGAGACCGAAACGCGCGTGGAACTGGGCGAACTGCCCGTGGTCGAAACGGACCGGCTGGCGATCGAACAGATCCTGTCGAACCTGATCGAGAATGCGCTGAAGTACCTGCAACCGGGCCGCCCCGGCGAGATCCGCATTGCCGGCAGCACTGCGCACGGCCGCGCCATCATCACGGTGACCGACAACGGCCGTGGCATATCCGCCCGTGATCACGAGCGCATCTTCGATCTGTTCCGTCGATCGGGCATGCAGGACCAGCCGGGCGAAGGCATCGGTCTCGCCCATGTACGCGCGCTGGCCTATCGCTTGGGCGGGCTGGTCGAAGTATCA